CCAGGGCGTGAAGCGGCTGGCGCCCTTCGCCGCCGAGGCGGCTCGACGTTGTGGCAGCGACCTCGAACGCTTTTCACCCTTCCTGTTGAGCGATGCCCTGCGCACCCGCGACACCATGTTGGCCGCTCACCTGCGGGCTCGGGACGTCCTGCGCGCCGGCCCTGGCGATTTCCCGGTGGGCGTGACCCTCGCCATGCAGGACTGCGTCGCTCTCCCGGGCGGAGAGGAAAAGCTGAGGGAGGCACGCGCATCTTCGTTCGAGCCCTTTCTGGAGGCGGCTCGCGAGGACGACTTCGTTGGTGTGCAGACCTACAGCCGCACCCGCTTCGGGCCGGAAGGCCCGCTGCCGCCCGAGGAGGACGTCCCGGTCCTGGTGATGGGCTACGAGTACTGGCCGCAGGCGCTGGAGGGAACCATCCGCTACGCGGCGGAGATGGCGCGCGTGCCGGTGATCGTCACCGAGAACGGCATCGGCACCGACGACGACGCTCAGCGCGTGGACTACTACCGCGAGGCGCTCTCCGCCCTGGTGCGCTGCCTGGAGGACGGGATCGACGTACGCGGCTACTACGCCTGGTCGCTCCTCGACAACTTCGAGTGGCTCTTCGGCTACGAGCCGCGCTTCGGGATCGTGGGCGTCGACCGCGACACCCAGGAACGCACACCCAAGCCCAGCGCACGGCTGCTAGCCCTGATCCGAGATTCTTGAGGGTGGTCGTCGATTCAAATTGAAAGTGGCCCCGTCGGTGTGCTTGATGGAGTTACCACACTTCACCGAGCCCCCGAGGAGCCACAATCATGAGGCTAAGTAGAAGCCGAATTCGGGCCCGCGTCAAGAACGATCTGCCCATCGTGTTCTCGGCGGAGAAGATTTCTTCCCACGGCGGCCTGGAGCTGTTTCGGCGCTTCTTGGTTGCCATCGACTTCCAAAGTCGAGTCCGCGCGGCCTTCCGAGACACCCCGCTCGATGGCGACTACGGTGCCGTGCGAATGATGATGCTGTTGGTCGGCCTTCTGGTGATCGGAGGCCTACGCGTCACGCATCTCGCGTTCGTCGGGACCGATCCGATTTTGCTGCGCTTTGCGGGGCTGCATCTTACGCCTTCCGACCGCACGGTGGTGGCCTGGCTGAAGGCCTTCAGCCCCCAGATGCTGGAGAAGCTGTCGGAGCTGATCCGAGAACTCGTGTACGACCAGGTCGAGCGTTGCCGCCTTGCTCGACTGACGATCGATCTCGATGGAACGGTCCTTCGGACCGGTGCCAAGGTCGACGGTGCAGAGCGAGGCTTCAACCCTCATCATCCGAAGGATCCTTCCTACTACCCGCTCACAGCGCACCTGGCCCA
This sequence is a window from bacterium. Protein-coding genes within it:
- a CDS encoding family 1 glycosylhydrolase, whose protein sequence is MFRGWVSFDARSLDAKPSNVAVPFRDDFVWGAATAAHQVEGNNTNSDFWLLENTPGTAFREPSGDACDQLHRYPEDIALLAELGFGSYRFSIEWARIEPEEGLFSVAALDHYRRLLACCHEHGLSPCVTFHHFTSPLWVTADGGWESDVTAERFARFCERAVAHLGDLIGTACTLNEPNLPASLSAAGILPPQGVKRLAPFAAEAARRCGSDLERFSPFLLSDALRTRDTMLAAHLRARDVLRAGPGDFPVGVTLAMQDCVALPGGEEKLREARASSFEPFLEAAREDDFVGVQTYSRTRFGPEGPLPPEEDVPVLVMGYEYWPQALEGTIRYAAEMARVPVIVTENGIGTDDDAQRVDYYREALSALVRCLEDGIDVRGYYAWSLLDNFEWLFGYEPRFGIVGVDRDTQERTPKPSARLLALIRDS